From Brassica oleracea var. oleracea cultivar TO1000 chromosome C3, BOL, whole genome shotgun sequence, a single genomic window includes:
- the LOC106332161 gene encoding ATP-dependent helicase BRM, with translation MQSGGSGGGPARNPGMGPGGRTNSTSSAASPSSSSSSVQQQQQQQLASRQQHQLRNSEGNDGMFAYHAGGMMGGGSFGSPSGSMRQPQQPRKFFDSPQLQQQHGEGQQSINPMQQAYIQFALQAQQQKAHQQARMGIMMGSSKDQDARMGVLNMQEMMPMQTSNQAQASSSRPSGEQLAHGERQMGSGPQQRNETKPHPQQAGTGQLMPGNIIRPMQAPQAMQGVNNMGTNQLALSQQWQAMQAWARERNIDLSHPANANQMSHILQARMAAQQKAIEGNVASQSPAMPVSSQPVSSSAVPGENSPRANSASDFSGQSGGPAKARHANSFASTSSPRMVNPAASPFSQGRDNPMYPRHLAQPTNGMQSGNSLQTSANEAHVLDQKKRLGSSENLQMQQPRQLNAPTPNLAAPSDAGPLSNSSRQSGQGTQQAQQRSGFTKQQLHVLKAQILAFRRLKKGEGSLPQELLKAIAPPPLELQTQRQVSPVRLQVQDRSTDKTVEDQARLLESGKESQAAASSNGQIFSKEEENLRDTEVPLAKSHSQLFQNRGKEPASIDAVTKLEQQTDVFPVKSDQGAEASTQQTPRSDSNADKGKAVASDGDQSNVPSQANTPQQHKDTASARKYHGPLFDFPFFTRKHDSYGSATANANNNLTLAYDIKDLICEEGAEFFNKKRADSLKKINGLLAKNLERKRIRPDLVLRLQIEEKKLRLRDLQSRVRDEVDRQQQEIMSMPDRPYRKFVRLCERQRLEMNRQVLASQKAVREKQLKTIFQWRKKLLEAHWAIRDARTARNRGVAKYHEKMLREFSKRKDDGRNKRMEALKNNDVERYREMLLEQQTNIPGDAAERYAVLSSFLTQTEDYLHKLGGKITATKNQQEVEEAANAAAVAARLQGLSEEEVRAAAACAREEVVIRNRFMEMNAPKDNSSVNKYYTLAHAVNELVVRQPSMLQAGTLRDYQLVGLQWMLSLYNNKLNGILADEMGLGKTVQVMALIAYLMEFKGNYGPHLIIVPNAVLVNWKSELHTWLPSVSCIYYVGTKDQRSKLFAQEVCAMKFNVLVTTYEFIMYDRSKLSKVDWKYIIIDEAQRMKDRESVLARDLDRYRCQRRLLLTGTPLQNDLKELWSLLNLLLPDVFDNRKAFHDWFAQPFQREGPAHNIEDDWLETEKKVIVIHRLHQILEPFMLRRRVEDVEGSLPPKVSVVLRCRMSAIQSAVYDWIKATGTLRVDPDDEKLRTQKSSIYQAKIYRTLNNRCMELRKTCNHPLLNYPYFNDLSKDFLVRSCGKLWILDRILIKLQRTGHRVLLFSTMTKLLDILEEYLQWRRLVYRRIDGTTSLEDRESAIVDFNDPDTDCFIFLLSIRAAGRGLNLQTADTVVIYDPDPNPKNEEQAVARAHRIGQTREVKVIYMEAVVEKFSSHQKEDELRSGGSIDVEDDLAGKDRYIGSIEGLIRNNIQQYKIDMADEVINAGRFDQRTTHEERRMTLETLLHDEERYQETVHDVPSLHEVNRMIARSEEEVELFDQMDEEFDWTEEMTSHEQVPKWLRASTREVNTTVADLSKKPSKNMLSSSNLIVQTAGPGGERKRGRPKSKKINYKEIEDDIGGYSEESSEERNIDSGNEEEGDIEQFDDDELIGALGNHQTNKDESDGENPVRGYDYPQRSGCYEKITPRDDAGSSGSSPESHRSKEMASPVSSRKFGSLSALDTRPGSVSKRLVDDTEDGEIAASGDSHIDLQRSGSWAHERDEGEEQVLQPTIKRKRSIRLRPRQTGERIDGTDMPAAQPLQVDRSYRSKLRTVVDSHGSRQEQSDSSSRLRSLPGKKVANTSKLHVSSPKSGRLNTTQLPLEDNTEAARETWDGTSPIGSSNAGARMSHNIQKRCKTVISKLQRRIDKEGQQIVPMLTNLWKRIQTGYAAGGVNNLLELREIDHRLERLEYAGVMELASDVQYMLRGAMQFYGFSHEVRSEARKVHNLFFDLLKMSFPDSDFGEARNALSFSGPTPTLVSTLSPRAVGINQGKKQKPVNEEEPEPSSPQRPQQRENSRIRVQIPQKETKLGGTSSHNDDSPILAHPGELVICKKKRKDREKSAPRTRTAGSSSPVSPPAMVGRGLRSPVSGSGTRETRLAQQQRWPNQGTHPNNSGAAGDSVGWANPVKRLRTDSGKRRPSHL, from the exons ATGCAATCTGGAGGCAGTGGTGGAGGGCCCGCCCGGAATCCGGGCATGGGTCCCGGTGGTCGGACCAACTCCACGTCATCCGCTGCGTCTCCGTCTTCTTCGTCTTCATCTGTGCAACAGCAGCAGCAGCAGCAGCTGGCGTCTAGGCAG CAACATCAGCTGAGAAACTCAGAGGGAAATGATGGCATGTTTGCGTATCATGCTGGTGGGATGATGGGAGGTGGCAGCTTTGGTTCTCCCTCTGGCTCTATGCGACAGCCTCAGCAACCTAGGAAGTTCTTTGACTCTCCTCAACTACAGCAGCAACATGGTGAGGGCCAGCAAAGTATTAATCCAATGCAGCAAGCCTATATTCAGTTTGCTTTACAAGCTCAGCAACAAAAGGCACATCAGCAAGCTAGAATGGGAATTATGATGGGTTCTTCAAAGGATCAAGATGCACGGATGGGTGTGTTGAATATGCAGGAAATGATGCCCATGCAGACATCTAATCAGGCCCAGGCCTCGTCGTCTAGGCCATCGGGTGAACAGCTTGCTCACGGTGAAAGGCAGATGGGTTCAGGTCCTCAACAAAGGAACGAAACAAAACCTCATCCTCAGCAGGCTGGAACGGGGCAACTAATGCCTGGAAATATCATAAGGCCAATGCAGGCACCACAGGCGATGCAGGGTGTCAATAACATGGGAACCAACCAACTCGCACTTTCACAGCAGTGGCAGGCGATGCAGGCATGGGCGCGTGAGCGTAATATTGATCTCTCACATCCTGCTAACGCCAACCAGATGTCGCACATACTTCAGGCAAGAATGGCTGCCCAACAGAAAGCTATTGAAGGCAATGTGGCTTCACAGTCACCAGCTATGCCAGTCTCTAGCCAGCCGGTTTCATCTTCAGCGGTTCCAGGTGAGAATTCACCTCGTGCCAACTCTGCTAGTGATTTCTCTGGGCAGTCAGGAGGACCAGCGAAGGCCAGACATGCAAACTCATTTGCCTCGACTTCCAGTCCCAGAATGGTGAACCCTGCTGCGAGTCCCTTCTCCCAAGGGAGAGATAATCCTATGTATCCTCGACATTTAGCTCAGCCTACAAATGGGATGCAGTCAGGAAATTCCCTGCAGACGTCTGCAAATGAGGCACATGTTCTGGATCAGAAAAAACGTTTAGGTTCTTCTGAAAATTTGCAGATGCAACAGCCTAGGCAGCTAAATGCACCGACTCCAAATCTAGCAGCTCCATCTGATGCTGGCCCACTCAGTAATTCTTCCCGTCAGAGTGGACAGGGGACCCAACAAGCACAACAGCGATCAGGGTTTACTAAACAACAACTTCATGTTCTCAAAGCCCAGATACTTGCATTTAGGCGTTTGAAG AAAGGAGAAGGTTCTTTGCCTCAGGAGCTTCTTAAAGCTATTGCCCCACCACCGCTTGAACTGCAGACGCAGAGGCAAGTTTCTCCTGTGAGGTTACAAGTTCAGGATAGATCTACAGACAAAACTGTAGAAGACCAAGCAAGGTTGCTGGAGTCTGGAAAAGAGTCTCAGGCTGCTGCTTCTTCAAATGGACAGATATTTTCTAAAGAGGAAGAGAATCTTAGAGATACAGAAGTACCTTTGGCGAAGAGCCACAGCCAATTATTTCAAAACCGGGGAAAAGAACCTGCTTCTATTGATGCGGTTACGAAACTGGAGCAACAAACTGATGTATTTCCTGTTAAGTCAGACCAAGGAGCAGAGGCTAGTACTCAACAGACTCCTAGAAGTGATTCTAATGCTGATAAGGGAAAAGCTGTTGCATCTGATGGAGACCAATCTAATGTTCCTTCACAAGCAAACACTCCCCAGCAGCACAAGGATACAGCCTCTGCCAGGAAATATCATGGACCGTTGTTTGATTTTCCCTTTTTCACTCGAAAACATGACTCTTATGGGTCTGCAACAGCCAATGCTAATAACAATCTCACGTTGGCATATGATATTAAAGATCTGATTTGTGAAGAAGGTGCAGAGTTCTTTAATAAGAAAAGAGCAGACAGTTTGAAGAAGATAAATGGTCTACTAGCAAAAAATTTGGAAAGGAAAAGGATTAGGCCTGATCTTGTTTTGCGGCTTCAAATTGAAGAGAAAAAGCTTAGGCTACGGGATCTTCAGTCTCGTGTTAGAGATGAAGTGGATCGACAGCAACAGGAGATAATGTCCATGCCTGATAGGCCATACCGTAAATTTGTGAGGTTGTGTGAACGTCAACGCCTTGAAATGAATAGACAAGTATTGGCCAGCCAGAAAGCTGTTAGAGAGAAGCAGCTGAAAACCATTTTTCAGTGGCGTAAGAAACTCCTTGAGGCTCACTGGGCTATACGTGATGCACGCACTGCTCGTAACAGGGGAGTGGCCAAATACCATGAAAAGATGTTGAGAGAGTTCTCAAAGAGAAAAGATGATGGCCGGAACAAAAGGATGGAGGCCTTGAAAAACAATGATGTAGAAAGGTACAGGGAGATGTTGTTGGAACAGCAAACAAATATACCTGGTGATGCTGCTGAAAGATATGCTGTTCTCTCTTCATTTTTGACCCAAACTGAAGATTATCTCCATAAACTTGGAGGTAAGATTACTGCCACAAAGAATCAACAGGAAGTGGAGGAGGCAGCGAATGCTGCAGCAGTTGCAGCTAGATTGCAG GGCCTGTCAGAAGAGGAGGTCAGGGCAGCAGCTGCTTGTGCTCGGGAAGAAGTTGTGATCAGAAATAGATTTATGGAAATGAATGCGCCAAAAGATAATTCATCTGTCAACAA GTATTATACTCTGGCTCATGCTGTAAACGAACTGGTTGTGAGACAACCTTCAATGCTTCAAGCTGGAACTTTGCGCGATTACCAGCTG GTTGGATTGCAATGGATGCTCTCGTTGTATAATAACAAATTAAATGGGATCTTGGCTGATGAGATGGGTCTTGGAAAAACTGTGCAG GTAATGGCACTGATTGCTTACCTTATGGAGTTTAAGGGCAATTATGGACCACATCTCATCATCGTTCCCAATGCTGTTCTAGTGAACTGGAAG AGTGAACTCCATACTTGGCTGCCATCTGTTTCATGCATATATTATGTTGGTACAAAGGATCAACGTTCAAAATTGTTCGCTCAG GAAGTTTGCGCCATGAAGTTCAATGTCCTCGTTACAACTTATGAGTTCATTATGTATGATCGATCAAAACTCTCAAAAGTTGATTGGAAATACATCATAATTGATGAAGCACAACGGATGAAGGACAGAGAGTCTGTTTTGGCCCGAGATCTTGACCGGTACCGCTGCCAACGGAGATTACTTCTCACTGGGACACCTTTACAG AACGATCTGAAAGAGCTGTGGTCATTATTGAATCTGCTCCTTCCTGATGTCTTTGACAATCGAAAAGCATTTCATGATTGGTTCGCGCAACCCTTTCAAAGAGAAGGTCCTGCGCATAATATAGAGGATGACTGGCTGGAAACTGAGAAAAAGGTCATTGTCATTCACAGGCTTCATCAAATTTTAGAGCCGTTCATGCTTAGACGTCGTGTTGAGGATGTTGAAGGTTCACTTCCCCCTAAG GTTTCCGTAGTTTTAAGATGTAGAATGTCTGCTATACAGAGTGCCGTTTATGATTGGATTAAAGCTACCGGAACTCTAAGAGTTGATCCAGACGATGAAAAACTTAGGACTCAGAAGAGTTCGATCTACCAAGCCAAGATATACAGAACTTTAAATAATAGGTGCATGGAGTTGAGGAAAACATGTAATCATCCTTTACTCAATTATCCATATTTCAATGATCTTTCCAAGGATTTTCTCGTGAGGTCATGTGGAAAATTGTGGATTCTGGATAGAATTCTTATAAAGCTACAGAGGACAGGCCATCGGGTGTTGCTCTTCAGTACGATGACGAAACTCCTTGATATCTTGGAAGAGTATTTGCAATGGCGGAGGCTTGTATACAGAAGAATAGATGGGACTACCAGCCTAGAAGATCGGGAATCAGCTATTGTGGATTTCAATGATCCTGATACTGATTGTTTTATTTTCCTGCTTAGTATACGTGCAGCTGGAAGGGGTCTCAACCTTCAGACTGCTGACACAGTTGTGATATATGATCCGGATCCAAACCCCAAGAATGAGGAACAAGCAGTTGCCAGAGCCCATCGTATTGGGCAGACAAGGGAAGTAAAAGTAATTTATATGGAGGCAGTTGTTGAAAAATTTTCCAGCCATCAAAAGGAGGACGAGCTTAGAAGTGGTGGTTCAATAGACGTAGAGGATGATTTGGCTGGGAAAGACCGGTATATAGGATCTATTGAGGGTCTCATTAGGAATAATATTCAACAGTACAAGATCGACATGGCTGATGAAGTCATTAATGCTGGGCGTTTTGACCAAAGGACGACTCATGAAGAGCGGCGTATGACATTGGAGACTTTATTGCATGATGAAGAGAGATATCAAGAAACTGTCCATGATGTACCTTCTCTCCATGAGGTGAACAGGATGATTGCCAGAAGCGAGGAGGAAGTGGAGTTATTTGATCAGATGGATGAAGAATTTGACTGGACCGAGGAGATGACTTCTCATGAGCAGGTGCCTAAGTGGCTTCGAGCTAGCACCAGAGAGGTGAATACTACCGTTGCTGATTTGTCTAAGAAACCGTCAAAGAACATGTTATCGAGCAGTAATCTGATCGTGCAAACTGCTGGGCCTGGAGGTGAGAGAAAAAGGGGTCGGCCCAAGAGCAAAAAGATTAACTACAAGGAAATTGAAGATGACATTGGAGGATACTCTGAGGAAAGCTCTGAGGAAAGGAACATTGATTCTGGGAATGAAGAAGAGGGAGACATTGAACAATTTGATGATGATGAACTAATTGGTGCTCTTGGTAATCACCAAACCAACAAAGACGAATCTGATGGAGAGAACCCTGTCCGCGGTTATGATTATCCTCAGCGGTCTGGTTGTTATGAAAAAATTACTCCACGGGATGATGCTGGTTCTTCAGGATCTTCGCCAGAAAGTCATAGATCGAAAGAGATGGCTTCTCCAGTTTCTTCACGAAAGTTTGGGTCTTTGTCTGCATTGGACACTAGGCCAGGTTCTGTCTCAAAAAGACTG GTGGATGATACAGAAGATGGGGAAATAGCAGCATCGGGGGATTCTCACATAGATCTCCAACGATCAGGAAGTTGGGCCCATGAGCGTGATGAAGGAGAAGAACAGGTTTTGCAACCTACAATAAAGCGGAAACGGAGTATTCGTCTAAGACCCCGTCAAACAGGAGAAAGAATAGACGGTACTGATATGCCTGCAGCTCAGCCATTGCAAGTCGATCGTAGCTATCGATCAAAATTGAGGACAGTTGTTGACTCGCATGGTTCAAGACAAGAACAGAGTGATTCATCCTCGAGACTGAGGAGTTTACCTGGAAAGAAGGTAGCTAATACTTCCAAGCTTCATGTATCATCACCAAAATCTGGTAGATTGAATACTACACAGCTTCCCCTGGAGGACAACACTGAAGCTGCCAGAGAAACATGGGATGGAACTAGTCCTATTGGCTCTTCAAATGCAGGTGCAAGAATGTCCCACAACATACAAAAACGG TGCAAAACGGTCATTAGCAAACTCCAAAGGAGAATCGACAAAGAAGGTCAGCAGATTGTGCCTATGCTGACAAATTTGTGGAAGAGAATTCAGACTGGTTATGCAGCTGGAGGTGTAAATAATCTTTTGGAACTGCGAGAGATAGATCACCGGTTAGAAAGGCTAGAGTATGCAGGGGTTATGGAACTCGCATCTGACGTGCAGTATATGCTAAGAGGAGCAATGCAGTTCTATGGATTCTCGCACGAG GTGAGATCTGAAGCAAGGAAGGTTCACAACCTGTTCTTTGATCTACTGAAAATGTCTTTTCCAGATTCAGATTTTGGGGAAGCAAGGAATGCACTTTCCTTCTCTGGACCAACCCCAACGTTGGTATCTACACTGTCCCCAAGAGCAGTAGGTATTAATCAGGGGAAGAAGCAAAAGCCGGTAAATGAAGAGGAACCGGAGCCAAGCTCCCCTCAGAGGCCTCAACAACGAGAGAATTCAAGGATCAGAGTACAGATACCTCAGAAAGAAACAAAGCTTGGCGGGACATCAAGCCACAACGACGACTCTCCAATTTTAGCTCATCCAGGGGAACTAGTAATCTGCAAGAAGAAGAGGAAAGACAGAGAAAAATCTGCTCCAAGAACCAGAACCGCCGGATCCAGCAGCCCGGTGTCACCTCCAGCAATGGTAGGTCGTGGTCTTAGAAGTCCGGTGTCTGGTTCAGGTACAAGGGAGACAAGGCTAGCACAGCAGCAAAGATGGCCAAACCAAGGCACTCATCCAAACAACAGCGGTGCGGCTGGTGATTCAGTGGGATGGGCTAATCCGGTGAAGAGGTTAAGGACGGATTCTGGTAAAAGAAGGCCGAGCCATTTATAG
- the LOC106332162 gene encoding aquaporin PIP1-2-like isoform X1 → MEGKEEDVRVGANKFPERQPIGTSAQSDKDYKEPPPAPLFEPGELASWSFWRAGIAEFIATFLFLYITVLTVMGVKRSPSMCASVGIQGIAWAFGGMIFALVYCTAGVSGGHINPAVTFGLFLARKLSLTRAVYYIVMQCLGAICGAGVVKGFQPKQYQALGGGANTVAPGYTKGSGLGAEIIGTFVLVYTVFSATDAKRNARDSHVPILAPLPIGFAVFLVHLATIPITGTGINPARSLGAAIIFNKDNAWDDHWVFWVGPFIGAALAALYHVIVIRAIPFKSRS, encoded by the exons ATGGAAGGCAAGGAAGAAGATGTTAGAGTCGGAGCTAACAAATTCCCCGAGAGACAACCCATCGGAACATCGGCTCAGAGCGACAAAGACTACAAGGAGCCGCCTCCTGCGCCGTTGTTCGAGCCCGGCGAGCTCGCTTCGTGGTCCTTCTGGAGAGCCGGAATCGCCGAGTTCATCGCCACGTTTCTCTTTCTTTACATAACTGTGTTGACCGTCATGGGTGTGAAGAGGTCACCGAGCATGTGTGCTTCCGTCGGAATCCAAGGCATCGCTTGGGCTTTCGGTGGTATGATCTTCGCTCTCGTCTACTGTACCGCTGGTGTCTCCG GTGGACACATCAACCCAGCAGTCACGTTCGGTCTGTTCTTGGCTCGGAAGCTTTCACTCACACGAGCTGTGTACTATATAGTGATGCAGTGCTTAGGAGCCATCTGTGGAGCCGGTGTGGTCAAGGGGTTCCAACCAAAGCAGTACCAAGCTCTAGGAGGTGGAGCTAACACCGTAGCTCCTGGCTACACCAAAGGAAGTGGTCTCGGTGCTGAGATTATTGGAACCTTTGTGCTAGTTTACACCGTCTTCTCCGCTACTGACGCTAAGAGAAACGCTCGTGACTCTCATGTTCCT ATTCTTGCACCTCTCCCAATCGGATTCGCTGTGTTCTTGGTCCACTTGGCAACCATCCCCATCACTGGAACTGGAATCAACCCAGCAAGAAGTCTTGGAGCTGCAATCATCTTCAACAAGGACAACGCTTGGGACGACCAT TGGGTCTTTTGGGTTGGACCATTCATCGGTGCTGCACTTGCTGCTCTTTACCACGTGATAGTCATCAGAGCCATCCCATTCAAGTCCAGAAGCTGA
- the LOC106332163 gene encoding uncharacterized protein LOC106332163: MIPMEKMIRSSCVTLLVCLVFLLISYGSVEAGKRRIEITDDLDDVEDNEEDESWKQWGSKAATPEFDPPPDFSDMGFDQIQEEMAKRTFAPVVGFVKLRLGVHRTKDMVVEIAMRWTKVLRTGGLGVRFMAVDRSTVMFNMQNGKEVTELREFVLSQAEAYEVKIGKQEFRRPGDPPLDNVFEKLQAKQSKNDVTKDEL; this comes from the exons ATGATTCCCATGGAGAAGATGATTCGCTCCTCTTGTGTTACTCTACTCGTTTGCCTCGTGTTTCTTCTGATCTCGTACGGATCTGTCGAAGCAGGGAAGCGACGGATCGAGATCACCGACGATCTTGACGACGTGGAAGACAATGAAGAAGACGAATCATGGAAACAGTGGGGGAGCAAAGCAGCGACGCCGGAGTTCGATCCGCCTCCGGATTTCTCCGACATGGGATTCGATCAGATCCAAGAGGAGATGGCTAAACGGACTTTTGCACCGGTCGTCGGATTCGTCAAGCTCCGGTTAGGAGTCCACCGAACTAAG GATATGGTGGTGGAGATTGCTATGAGATGGACGAAAGTTCTGAGAACAGGTGGGTTAGGAGTGAGATTCATGGCCGTGGATCGAAGCACGGTGATGTTCAATATGCAGAACGGGAAGGAAGTGACTGAG CTAAGGGAGTTTGTGCTGAGCCAAGCAGAGGCTTATGAGGTTAAGATAGGGAAACAAGAGTTTCGAAGACCTGGGGATCCTCCTCTTGATAATGTCTTTGAAAAACTTCAAGCGAAGCAAAGCAAGAATGATGTTACCAAGGATGAACTATAG
- the LOC106331786 gene encoding SKP1-like protein 20 isoform X2, with protein MSESYLAIMQREMMQSYIWLKTADGSIHRVEKEIAIFFPMICQEVVCKGVGTSKNHPISLPQQVNQATLSLILDYCRFHLVHGRSNKERKTYDQKFIRMDTTMLRELASAAGSLQLKPLVDLTCRTLGRSMEGKTPEEMREILNFPDDLSHLTDEERLLPLKNTMDDPGIRLLNRLNAKKRKELKEGERLQNVEVEEHVDERSVDDLVSFINGGDAKVVKTSKGKKKNKKKKDQKIVSSNEKEGAEETGSITREVEVPNLPSTEDDIFTPKAGSEDGDSDDEMDPAMKEMLDREVEDFARRLNSNWVGSQGQVRRPVHFSMNGNGTTRRHIG; from the exons ATGTCAGAAAGTTATCTGGCCATCATGCAACGAGAG ATGATGCAGTCCTACATCTGGCTTAAAACTGCTGATGGTTCAATTCACCGAGTGGAAAAAGAGATTGCGATCTTCTTTCCCATGATATGTCAAGAGGTCGTATGCAAGGGTGTTGGAACTTCTAAGAATCATCCAATATCGCTTCCACAGCAAGTAAATCAAGCTACGCTCAGCTTGATTCTTGATTACTGTAGATTTCATCTAGTGCATGGACGTTCAAACAAG GAACGAAAAACTTATGATCAAAAATTCATCCGGATGGACACAACGATGCTACGTGAGTTGGCCTCAGCCGCTGGCAGTTTACAGCTGAAGCCGTTGGTTGATCTTACTTGTCGCACACTTGGACGAAGCATGGAAGGAAAAACCCCTGAGGAGATGAGAGAGATACTTAATTTTCCTGATGACCTTAGTCACCTTACTGAC GAGGAGAGATTATTGCCTCTGAAGAACACAATGGATGATCCAGGGATTCGACTACTGAACAGATTGAACGCAAAGAAAAGAAAGGAGCTAAAAGAAGGAGAGAGATTGCAG AATGTTGAGGTTGAAGAACATGTGGACGAACGTTCTGTAGATGACCTGGTATCGTTTATAAACGGCGGAG ATGCCAAGGTAGTAAAGACGTCAAAGGGAAAGAAGAAGAACAAGAAAAAGAAGGACCAGAAGATTGTTTCCTCAAATGAAAAAGAAGGAGCCGAAGAGACTGGATCCATCACGAGAGAGGTAGAGGTACCCAACTTACCTAGTACGGAAGATGACATCTTTACGCCAAAGGCCGGGTCTGAAGATGGAGATTCAGATGATGAAATGGATCCAGCCATGAAGGAAATGCTTGATAG AGAGGTAGAAGATTTTGCTCGAAGATTGAACTCCAATTGGGTTGGATCGCAAGGACAAGTAAGAAGGCCTGTTCACTTTTCCATGAACGGCAACGGGACTACAAGACGGCATATAG GTTAA
- the LOC106332162 gene encoding aquaporin PIP1-2-like isoform X2, translating into MEGKEEDVRVGANKFPERQPIGTSAQSDKDYKEPPPAPLFEPGELASWSFWRAGIAEFIATFLFLYITVLTVMGVKRSPSMCASVGIQGIAWAFGGMIFALVYCTAGVSGGHINPAVTFGLFLARKLSLTRAVYYIVMQCLGAICGAGVVKGFQPKQYQALGGGANTVAPGYTKGSGLGAEIIGTFVLVYTVFSATDAKRNARDSHVPILAPLPIGFAVFLVHLATIPITGTGINPARSLGAAIIFNKDNAWDDHVMGLLGWTIHRCCTCCSLPRDSHQSHPIQVQKLIELLFKKYVPLVCFLL; encoded by the exons ATGGAAGGCAAGGAAGAAGATGTTAGAGTCGGAGCTAACAAATTCCCCGAGAGACAACCCATCGGAACATCGGCTCAGAGCGACAAAGACTACAAGGAGCCGCCTCCTGCGCCGTTGTTCGAGCCCGGCGAGCTCGCTTCGTGGTCCTTCTGGAGAGCCGGAATCGCCGAGTTCATCGCCACGTTTCTCTTTCTTTACATAACTGTGTTGACCGTCATGGGTGTGAAGAGGTCACCGAGCATGTGTGCTTCCGTCGGAATCCAAGGCATCGCTTGGGCTTTCGGTGGTATGATCTTCGCTCTCGTCTACTGTACCGCTGGTGTCTCCG GTGGACACATCAACCCAGCAGTCACGTTCGGTCTGTTCTTGGCTCGGAAGCTTTCACTCACACGAGCTGTGTACTATATAGTGATGCAGTGCTTAGGAGCCATCTGTGGAGCCGGTGTGGTCAAGGGGTTCCAACCAAAGCAGTACCAAGCTCTAGGAGGTGGAGCTAACACCGTAGCTCCTGGCTACACCAAAGGAAGTGGTCTCGGTGCTGAGATTATTGGAACCTTTGTGCTAGTTTACACCGTCTTCTCCGCTACTGACGCTAAGAGAAACGCTCGTGACTCTCATGTTCCT ATTCTTGCACCTCTCCCAATCGGATTCGCTGTGTTCTTGGTCCACTTGGCAACCATCCCCATCACTGGAACTGGAATCAACCCAGCAAGAAGTCTTGGAGCTGCAATCATCTTCAACAAGGACAACGCTTGGGACGACCATGTGA TGGGTCTTTTGGGTTGGACCATTCATCGGTGCTGCACTTGCTGCTCTTTACCACGTGATAGTCATCAGAGCCATCCCATTCAAGTCCAGAAGCTGATTGAGTTACTCTTTAAAAAATATGTTCCCTTAGTTTGCTTTCTTTTGTGA
- the LOC106331786 gene encoding SKP1-like protein 20 isoform X1 produces MCNYHFIFKEPNSTNTVPGSSNPLPMSESYLAIMQREMMQSYIWLKTADGSIHRVEKEIAIFFPMICQEVVCKGVGTSKNHPISLPQQVNQATLSLILDYCRFHLVHGRSNKERKTYDQKFIRMDTTMLRELASAAGSLQLKPLVDLTCRTLGRSMEGKTPEEMREILNFPDDLSHLTDEERLLPLKNTMDDPGIRLLNRLNAKKRKELKEGERLQNVEVEEHVDERSVDDLVSFINGGDAKVVKTSKGKKKNKKKKDQKIVSSNEKEGAEETGSITREVEVPNLPSTEDDIFTPKAGSEDGDSDDEMDPAMKEMLDREVEDFARRLNSNWVGSQGQVRRPVHFSMNGNGTTRRHIG; encoded by the exons ATGTGCAACTATCATTTCATTTTTAAGGAGCCTAATAGCACCAATACAGTGCCTGGGTCATCTAATCCATTACCAATGTCAGAAAGTTATCTGGCCATCATGCAACGAGAG ATGATGCAGTCCTACATCTGGCTTAAAACTGCTGATGGTTCAATTCACCGAGTGGAAAAAGAGATTGCGATCTTCTTTCCCATGATATGTCAAGAGGTCGTATGCAAGGGTGTTGGAACTTCTAAGAATCATCCAATATCGCTTCCACAGCAAGTAAATCAAGCTACGCTCAGCTTGATTCTTGATTACTGTAGATTTCATCTAGTGCATGGACGTTCAAACAAG GAACGAAAAACTTATGATCAAAAATTCATCCGGATGGACACAACGATGCTACGTGAGTTGGCCTCAGCCGCTGGCAGTTTACAGCTGAAGCCGTTGGTTGATCTTACTTGTCGCACACTTGGACGAAGCATGGAAGGAAAAACCCCTGAGGAGATGAGAGAGATACTTAATTTTCCTGATGACCTTAGTCACCTTACTGAC GAGGAGAGATTATTGCCTCTGAAGAACACAATGGATGATCCAGGGATTCGACTACTGAACAGATTGAACGCAAAGAAAAGAAAGGAGCTAAAAGAAGGAGAGAGATTGCAG AATGTTGAGGTTGAAGAACATGTGGACGAACGTTCTGTAGATGACCTGGTATCGTTTATAAACGGCGGAG ATGCCAAGGTAGTAAAGACGTCAAAGGGAAAGAAGAAGAACAAGAAAAAGAAGGACCAGAAGATTGTTTCCTCAAATGAAAAAGAAGGAGCCGAAGAGACTGGATCCATCACGAGAGAGGTAGAGGTACCCAACTTACCTAGTACGGAAGATGACATCTTTACGCCAAAGGCCGGGTCTGAAGATGGAGATTCAGATGATGAAATGGATCCAGCCATGAAGGAAATGCTTGATAG AGAGGTAGAAGATTTTGCTCGAAGATTGAACTCCAATTGGGTTGGATCGCAAGGACAAGTAAGAAGGCCTGTTCACTTTTCCATGAACGGCAACGGGACTACAAGACGGCATATAG GTTAA